One region of Emys orbicularis isolate rEmyOrb1 chromosome 6, rEmyOrb1.hap1, whole genome shotgun sequence genomic DNA includes:
- the ANKRA2 gene encoding ankyrin repeat family A protein 2 yields MASSTNLDVGAQIIVEECTSSYSLSHMPDIKVEHQLDSTTEEGPAQSVAMGMKFILPNRFDMNVCSRFVKSLNEEDSKNIQDQVNSDLEVASVLFKAECNIHTSPSPGIQVRHVYTPSTTKHFSPIKQSTTLTNKHRGNEVSTTPLLVNSLSVHQLAAQGEMLYLATRIEQENVINHKDEEGFTPLMWAAAHGQIAVVEFLLQNGADAQILGKGRESALSLACSKGYTDIVKMLLDCGVDVNEYDWNGGTPLLYAVHGNHVKCVKILLENGADPTIETDSGYNSMDLAVALGHRSVQQVIEAHLLQLLQNIKE; encoded by the exons ATGGCATCTTCAACAAATCTAGATGTTGGGGCACAGATAATTGTGGAAGAGTGCACCAGCAGCTATAGTCTGTCTCACATGCCAGACATTAAAGTAGAGCATCAGCTTGACTCCACCACCGAAGAAGGCCCAGCTCAGAGTGTCGCCATGGGAATGAAATTCATTTTGCCTAATAGATTTGATATGAATGTCTGTTCTCGGTTTGTGAAGTCATTGAATGAAGAAGATAGTAAAAATATTCAAGACCAGGTCAACTCTGACCTTGAAGTGGCGTCTGTCTTATTTAAAG CTGAATGCAACATCCATACTTCCCCTTCTCCTGGAATTCAAGTAAGACATGTCTACACTCCATCAACAACTAAACATTTTTCGCCCATAAAACAGTCTACTACTTTAACTAACAAACATAGGGGAAATGAGGTCTCTACAACACCTCTCCTTGTAAATT CTCTGTCAGTTCACCAGCTGGCTGCTCAAGGGGAAATGCTTTATTTGGCCACACGTATTGAACAAG aaaatgtaaTCAACCATAAAGATGAAGAAGGTTTTACCCCTCTGATGTGGGCCGCAGCACATGGGCAGATAGCAGTGGTAGAGTTTCTGCTTCAGAAT ggtGCAGATGCTCAGATTTTGGGGAAAGGGCGAGAAAGTGCACTGTCATTGGCCTGTAGTAAGGGATACACAGATATTGTCAAAATGCTGCTTGATTGTGGAGTTGATGTAAATGAGTATGACTGG AATGGAGGGACACCTCTTCTATATGCAGTACATGGAAATCATGTGAAATGTGTAAAAATTCTCTTAG AAAATGGTGCTGATCCAACTATTGAGACAGATTCTGGCTATAATTCCATGGATTTGGCTGTGGCTTTAGGCCATCGGAGCG TTCAACAGGTTATTGAGGCTCATTTATTGCAGCTCCTTCAAAATATCAAGGAGTAA